One part of the Lotus japonicus ecotype B-129 chromosome 2, LjGifu_v1.2 genome encodes these proteins:
- the LOC130739444 gene encoding phenolic glucoside malonyltransferase 1-like translates to MAQQMKLHQVCSVAPPPQETSTPSSLPLTFFDIPWLRIPPVVRLFFYEYPNSTSSFFDSVLPKLKHSLSLTLQHFLPLAGNIIWPHDSSKPIINYVPGDAVSFIVAESNADFNHVSSNFCEGEQRHPLISRLNTSHEKASVMAFQVTLFPNSGFSIGITTQHAVLDGKSSMLFIKAWAYACSNLKDQQHSSSVSLPENLTPFFDRSVIKDPSGMGEVYVKGLLNHGGETNNRSLKVMDVIGGGAAREDAVKGLFEFTPSHIQKLKQHAEFKTENNKVHLSSFLVVCAHLLACAVKAEQPKSNRVACVIGIDCRHRLEPPIKPTYVGNCIVPHIVEAETGEVLGDDGFINALLRISDALRSLEGGVVNVAENWISKFQSAMRYKLFSITGSPRFDVYGVDFGWGRPKKVDMPSADRAGSFSLSASRDHDGGVEIGFALNSNDIYTPHF, encoded by the coding sequence ATGGCGCAACAAATGAAACTTCACCAAGTTTGTTCGGTGGCGCCGCCGCCACAAGAAACCAGTACTCCATCCTCTCTTCCCCTCACATTCTTCGACATTCCATGGCTAAGAATCCCTCCCGTGGTGCGTCTTTTCTTCTACGAGTACCCCAACTCAACATCTTCCTTCTTTGACTCTGTTCTTCCAAAACTCAAACACTCCCTTTCACTCACTCTCCAACACTTCCTCCCTCTCGCTGGTAACATCATCTGGCCGCATGATTCCTCCAAACCAATCATAAACTATGTCCCTGGTGATGCTGTTTCCTTCATTGTAGCTGAATCCAATGCTGATTTCAACCATGTATCCTCCAACTTCTGTGAAGGTGAACAACGCCACCCCCTCATATCTCGCCTCAACACGTCCCATGAAAAAGCCTCTGTTATGGCATTCCAAGTCACTCTCTTCCCAAACTCTGGATTTTCCATTGGGATAACCACACAGCATGCAGTCCTTGATGGCAAATCCTCCATGCTGTTCATCAAAGCATGGGCCTATGCTTGCTCTAACCTCAAAGATCAGCAGCACTCTTCATCAGTTTCACTCCCTGAGAATCTAACACCTTTCTTTGATAGGTCAGTGATCAAAGACCCTTCAGGGATGGGCGAGGTTTACGTGAAGGGGTTGTTGAATCACGGTGGAGAAACCAACAATCGAAGCTTAAAGGTGATGGATGTGATTGGTGGTGGTGCAGCACGGGAGGATGCGGTGAAAGGCTTGTTTGAGTTCACCCCTTCACATATCCAAAAGCTTAAGCAACATGCAGAGTTCAAGACTGAAAATAACAAGGTTCACTTGTCATCATTTTTGGTAGTGTGTGCTCATTTGCTGGCATGTGCAGTCAAGGCAGAACAACCTAAATCTAATAGAGTAGCTTGTGTGATTGGAATAGATTGTAGACACCGTTTAGAGCCTCCAATTAAGCCAACATATGTTGGTAACTGCATTGTTCCTCACATCGTTGAGGCTGAGACAGGGGAAGTGTTGGGTGATGATGGGTTCATCAATGCTCTTTTGAGGATAAGTGATGCGTTGCGTAGTTTAGAGGGTGGGGTTGTGAATGTAGCAGAGAACTGGATCTCAAAGTTTCAATCTGCGATGCGTTATAAGCTGTTTTCCATTACAGGATCACCTCGGTTTGATGTTTATGGTGTTGACTTTGGATGGGGGAGGCCTAAGAAGGTAGATATGCCTTCTGCCGACAGAGCTGGATCGTTCTCTCTCTCGGCAAGTAGGGATCATGATGGAGGGGTTGAGATTGGATTCGCCTTGaacagtaatgatatatacacacctcatttttaa
- the LOC130739443 gene encoding phenolic glucoside malonyltransferase 1-like translates to MAQQMKLHQVCSVAPPPQETSTPSSLPLTFFDIPWLRIPPVVRLFFYEYPNSTSSFFDSVLPKLKHSLSLTLQHFLPLAGNIIWPHDSSKPIINYVPGDAVSFIVAESNADFNHVSSNFCEGEQRHPLISRLNTSHEKASVMAFQVTLFPNSGFSIGITTHHAVLDGKSSMLFIKAWAYACSNLKDQQHSSSVSLPENLTPFFDRSVIKDPSGMGEVYVKGLLNHGGETNNRSLKVMDVIGGGAAREDAVKGLFEFTPSHIQKLKQHAEFKTENNKVHLSSFLVVCAHLLACAVKAEQPKSNRVACVIGIDCRHRLEPPIKPTYVGNCIVPHIVEAETGEVLGDDGFINALLRISDALSSLEGGVVNVAENWISKFQSAMRYKLFSITGSPRFDVYGVDFGWGRPKKVDMPSADRAGSFSLSASRDHDGGVEIGFALNKTQMEAFAQGLKSLD, encoded by the coding sequence ATGGCGCAACAAATGAAACTTCACCAAGTTTGTTCGGTGGCGCCGCCGCCACAAGAAACCAGTACTCCATCCTCTCTTCCCCTCACATTCTTCGACATTCCATGGCTAAGAATCCCTCCCGTGGTGCGTCTTTTCTTCTACGAGTACCCCAACTCAACATCTTCCTTCTTTGACTCTGTTCTTCCAAAACTCAAACACTCCCTTTCACTCACTCTCCAACACTTCCTCCCTCTCGCTGGTAACATCATCTGGCCGCATGATTCCTCCAAACCAATCATAAACTATGTCCCTGGTGATGCTGTTTCCTTCATTGTAGCTGAATCCAATGCTGATTTCAACCATGTATCCTCCAACTTCTGTGAAGGTGAACAACGCCACCCCCTCATATCTCGCCTCAACACGTCCCATGAAAAAGCCTCTGTTATGGCATTCCAAGTCACTCTCTTCCCAAACTCTGGATTTTCCATTGGGATAACCACACACCATGCAGTCCTTGATGGCAAATCCTCCATGCTGTTCATCAAAGCATGGGCCTATGCTTGCTCTAACCTCAAAGATCAGCAGCACTCTTCATCAGTTTCACTCCCTGAGAATCTAACACCTTTCTTTGATAGGTCAGTGATCAAAGACCCTTCAGGGATGGGCGAGGTTTACGTGAAGGGGTTGTTGAATCACGGTGGAGAAACCAACAATCGAAGCTTAAAGGTGATGGATGTGATTGGTGGTGGTGCAGCACGGGAGGATGCGGTGAAAGGCTTGTTTGAGTTCACCCCTTCACATATCCAAAAGCTTAAGCAACATGCAGAGTTCAAGACTGAAAATAACAAGGTTCACTTGTCATCATTTTTGGTAGTGTGTGCTCATTTGCTGGCATGTGCAGTCAAGGCAGAACAACCTAAATCTAATAGAGTAGCTTGTGTGATTGGAATAGATTGTAGACACCGTTTAGAGCCTCCAATTAAGCCAACATATGTTGGTAACTGCATTGTTCCTCACATCGTTGAGGCTGAGACAGGGGAAGTGTTGGGTGATGATGGGTTCATCAATGCTCTTTTGAGGATAAGTGATGCGTTGAGTAGTTTAGAGGGTGGGGTTGTGAATGTAGCAGAGAACTGGATCTCAAAGTTTCAATCTGCGATGCGTTATAAGCTGTTTTCCATTACAGGATCACCTCGGTTTGATGTTTATGGTGTTGACTTTGGATGGGGGAGGCCTAAGAAGGTAGATATGCCTTCTGCCGACAGAGCTGGATCGTTCTCTCTCTCGGCAAGTAGGGATCATGATGGAGGGGTTGAGATTGGTTTCGCCTTGAACAAGACTCAAATGGAGGCTTTTGCTCAAGGACTGAAATCCTTGGATTGA
- the LOC130739445 gene encoding LOW QUALITY PROTEIN: phenolic glucoside malonyltransferase 1-like (The sequence of the model RefSeq protein was modified relative to this genomic sequence to represent the inferred CDS: inserted 1 base in 1 codon) encodes MEHQPGAVKVLQACQVAPAKGGATTTSMSLPFTFFDLVWLRSPPVERLFFYELPNSTLSFSDSILPNLKHSLSLTLQHFLPLAGNITWPHDSSKPIINYVLGDSISFTIAESNADFNLLCSNTCEALKLHPLIPHLPTSHEQASVXALQVTLFPGSGFCIGISTHHAAMDGKTSTLFLKAWACTCSKLREESSTSSLPKNLTPFYDRSMITDTAGIGEAYLNSWLNFGGPNNRSLKVWEFGGGLSNEAIRGSFELTSSHIQKLKLKMNGSFSTFSVTCAYVLQCLVKAEQKQPKAKGVAFLFSVDCRSRLVPPIPSTYFGNCIIGHKVMDETEKLLGNEGFINACKGVSEVLKRLEDEGVLNGATTLSTMMQLSRDNRILSTAGSPRFEVYSVDFGWGKPKKVDMTSIGKSGAFSLSESGNNKGGIEIGLVLNKGEMEAFSTHFIQGLESL; translated from the exons ATGGAGCACCAACCAGGAGCTGTGAAAGTTCTGCAAGCTTGCCAAGTAGCACCAGCAAAGGGAGGAGCAACAACCACTTCCATGTCTCTGCCATTCACCTTCTTTGACTTGGTATGGTTAAGATCTCCACCAGTGGAACGTCTTTTCTTCTATGAACTTCCCAATTCAACACTTTCATTCTCTGATTCCATTCTTCCCAACCTCAAACACTCCCTTTCACTCACACTCCAACACTTTCTCCCACTTGCTGGTAACATCACTTGGCCCCATGATTCCTCCAAACCAATCATCAACTATGTCCTTGGTGATTCCATCTCCTTCACTATAGCAGAATCCAATGCTGATTTCAACCTTCTTTGTTCCAATACCTGTGAAGCCCTCAAACTCCATCCATTAATACCCCATTTACCCACTTCTCATGAACAAGCCTCTG TGGCCCTGCAGGTTACTCTGTTCCCAGGCTCTGGCTTTTGCATTGGAATATCTACACACCATGCTGCAATGGATGGGAAAACTTCAACTTTGTTCCTCAAAGCTTGGGCCTGTACCTGCTCTAAGCTCAGAGAAGAATCATCAACTTCATCACTGCCTAAAAATCTAACACCCTTCTATGACAGGTCAATGATAACAGACACGGCAGGAATTGGTGAAGCATATCTCAACAGTTGGTTGAACTTTGGTGGACCAAACAACAGAAGCTTGAAGGTGTGGGAATTTGGTGGTGGATTATCCAATGAGGCGATTAGAGGCTCGTTTGAGTTAACTTCCTCACATattcaaaagcttaagctgaaAATGAATGGTAGTTTCTCAACATTTTCAGTGACATGTGCTTATGTGTTGCAATGTCTAGTGAAAGCAGAACAAAAACAACCAAAGGCTAAAGGAGTAGCATTTTTGTTCAGTGTAGATTGTAGGTCTCGTTTAGTCCCTCCAATTCCGAGCACTTATTTTGGTAATTGCATTATTGGGCACAAGGTTATGGATGAGACAGAGAAGCTACTAGGAAATGAAGGTTTCATCAATGCTTGCAAAGGAGTAAGTGAAGTTTTGAAAAGGTTGGAGGATGAAGGAGTGCTGAATGGAGCAACAACTTTGTCCACAATGATGCAACTTTCAAGGGATAATAGGATACTCAGCACTGCTGGTTCGCCACGGTTTGAGGTTTATAGTGTTGATTTTGGGTGGGGAAAGCCTAAGAAGGTGGATATGACATCTATAGGCAAATCAGGAGCATTTTCGCTTTCAGAAAGTGGGAATAACAAGGGAGGAATTGAGATTGGTTTGGTGTTGAACAAGGGTGAAATGGAAGCTTTTTCTACTCATTTCATTCAAGGACTTGAATCCCTTTAA
- the LOC130739441 gene encoding phenolic glucoside malonyltransferase 1-like produces the protein MAQTLKVHQVCTVAPPQEAAATSLPFTFFDTLWLRLPPVERLFFYDHPNSTTSFFDSVLPTLKHSLSITLQHFLPLAGTITWPLDSPHPIITYLPGDAVPLTVAESAADFNQLSSNLCEAQKRHPLIPPLKTSHEKASVMSLQLTLFPDAGFSIGITTHHAALDGKTSTSFMKAWASVCSNLKVKDQNPCYSLPENLTPFFDRSVITDPSGINEVYANSWLNFGGETNNRSLKVWETLGGAIGEDTVKGLFEVTPSHIKKLKQYAESKIDKNKVRLSSFSVTCAYLISCVVKVEQVKSKRVAFVFSVDCRTRLEPPIKPTYFGNCIMPHLAVAETGEVLGDDGFINALVVISDELSELESGVMNGAEDWISKIQSVAGDKMFSTAGSPRFEVYGVDFGWGRPKKVDVTSVDRTGAFSLSDSRDIHGGIEIGLALNKSQMEAFAEVFAKGLESL, from the coding sequence ATGGCGCAAACACTGAAAGTTCACCAAGTTTGCACGGTGGCGCCGCCACAAGAAGCCGCTGCAACCTCTCTCCCCTTCACCTTCTTCGACACCCTATGGCTGAGACTCCCTCCGGTGGAGCGTCTTTTCTTCTACGACCACCCCAACTCCACCACCTCCTTCTTTGACTCTGTTCTTCCAACTCTCAAACACTCCCTTTCAATCACCCTCCAACACTTCCTCCCTCTCGCCGGCACCATCACATGGCCCCTTGATTCCCCCCACCCCATCATCACCTATCTCCCCGGCGACGCCGTCCCCCTCACCGTAGCTGAATCAGCCGCCGATTTCAACCAGTTAAGCTCCAACCTCTGTGAAGCTCAAAAACGCCACCCCCTCATACCTCCCCTGAAAACCTCTCATGAGAAAGCCTCTGTTATGTCACTCCAGCTCACTCTCTTCCCAGACGCTGGATTCTCCATTGGAATAACCACACACCATGCAGCCCTTGATGGGAAAACCTCAACTTCATTCATGAAAGCTTGGGCCTCTGTTTGCTCTAACCTCAAAGTCAAAGATCAAAACCCCTGTTATTCACTCCCTGAGAATCTAACACCTTTCTTTGACAGGTCAGTGATAACAGACCCTTCAGGAATCAACGAGGTTTATGCGAATAGTTGGTTGAATTTCGGTGGAGAAACCAACAACCGAAGCTTAAAGGTGTGGGAAACGCTTGGTGGTGCAATAGGGGAGGATACAGTGAAAGGCTTGTTTGAGGTCACCCCTTCACATATAAAAAAGCTGAAGCAATATGCAGAGTCCAAGATTGATAAGAACAAGGTTCGTTTGTCATCGTTTTCAGTTACTTGTGCTTATCTGATTTCATGTGTGGTGAAAGTAGAACAAGTGAAATCGAAGAGAGTAGCTTTTGTGTTCAGTGTGGATTGTAGAACCCGTTTGGAGCCTCCAATTAAGCCAACTTATTTTGGGAATTGCATTATGCCTCACTTGGCTGTGGCTGAAACAGGAGAGGTTTTGGGTGATGATGGGTTCATCAATGCTCTTGTGGTGATTTCTGATGAGTTGAGTGAATTGGAGAGTGGGGTGATGAATGGAGCAGAGGATTGGATTTCAAAGATACAATCTGTGGCGGGTGATAAGATGTTTTCCACTGCAGGGTCACCTCGGTTTGAGGTTTATGGTGTTGATTTTGGATGGGGAAGGCCTAAGAAGGTGGATGTTACTTCTGTTGATAGAACTGGAGCATTTTCTCTTTCAGATAGTAGGGACATTCATGGAGGAATTGAGATTGGTTTGGCATTGAACAAGTCTCAAATGGAGGCTTTTGCTGAAGTTTTTGCCAAAGGACTTGAATCCTTGTAA